In Phaeobacter porticola, one DNA window encodes the following:
- a CDS encoding aminotransferase class V-fold PLP-dependent enzyme: protein MALLDSVDPQGLDEFSVVFTDRSLNHMSQVFQQVMLDINAMLKEVYNADAVALVPGGGTFAMEAVARQFAQGADALVVRNGWFSYRWSQIFETGGITASARVMKARQTGNTAPSPFAPTPIEAVVAAIHEQKPDVVFAPHVETSAGVILPDDYIRSLATAAHDVGALMVLDCIASGCAWIDMVKTGVDVLISAPQKGWSAAPSAGLVMLSQRALDRMEHTTSDSFAINLKQWHMIMQAYVAGGHAYHATMPTDALRTFRDTMLETKEYGFDRLRDAQWALGDRVRKLLAERGVISVAAEGYGAPGVVVSYTSDPDVQNGKKFLALGTQIAAGVPLQCDEPAGFSTFRLGLFGLDKLYNVEATVARLTKVVDQVL from the coding sequence ATGGCCCTATTGGATAGTGTTGACCCACAGGGTCTGGATGAATTCTCGGTGGTGTTTACGGACCGGTCGCTTAACCATATGTCCCAGGTGTTTCAGCAGGTGATGCTGGATATCAATGCCATGTTGAAAGAGGTCTATAATGCCGATGCTGTTGCTTTGGTGCCTGGTGGCGGTACCTTTGCAATGGAGGCCGTGGCGCGCCAATTCGCCCAGGGCGCTGATGCGCTGGTGGTTCGGAACGGCTGGTTTTCCTATCGTTGGAGCCAGATTTTTGAAACCGGCGGTATCACCGCCTCTGCGAGGGTGATGAAGGCACGCCAGACCGGCAATACTGCGCCATCCCCCTTTGCACCGACCCCGATCGAAGCGGTGGTCGCCGCCATCCATGAGCAAAAACCGGATGTGGTATTCGCCCCGCATGTGGAAACCTCCGCCGGGGTGATTCTGCCGGATGACTATATCCGCAGCCTTGCCACGGCTGCGCATGACGTGGGCGCGTTGATGGTGCTGGACTGCATTGCATCGGGCTGTGCCTGGATCGATATGGTGAAGACAGGTGTCGACGTGCTGATCTCAGCGCCACAAAAAGGCTGGAGCGCTGCGCCTTCGGCCGGGTTGGTAATGCTGTCACAGCGGGCACTGGACCGAATGGAGCACACCACCTCTGACAGTTTTGCGATCAATCTCAAACAGTGGCACATGATCATGCAGGCCTATGTGGCAGGCGGTCATGCCTATCACGCGACAATGCCAACGGATGCGCTGCGGACGTTCCGCGATACCATGCTGGAGACCAAAGAATACGGGTTCGATCGCCTGCGCGATGCGCAATGGGCGCTCGGCGATAGGGTGCGCAAGCTGCTGGCGGAGCGGGGCGTGATCTCGGTTGCGGCCGAAGGCTACGGCGCACCGGGCGTGGTGGTAAGCTATACCAGCGACCCGGATGTGCAGAACGGCAAGAAATTCCTGGCGCTGGGCACTCAGATCGCGGCGGGCGTGCCGCTGCAATGTGACGAGCCTGCCGGGTTCAGTACCTTCCGGCTGGGTCTTTTTGGTCTGGATAAGCTCTACAATGTCGAGGCGACGGTAGCGCGGCTCACCAAAGTGGTGGATCAGGTTCTCTGA
- a CDS encoding cell wall hydrolase, protein MKILTVAAVFAAVFAAAKVVYADSGLDALFKREQSTLNAVPTGRLNHFFNFNRAAKKAKPTEVKYTRGWLDTIPAAKGGDNFACLAEALYFEARGETVKGQFAVAEVIMNRVKSAQFPNSLCGVINQGTGRKYQCQFTYTCDGHKEVIREKTAFERVSKVARLVMDGATTGITDGATYYHTTAVRPRWSKSFTKTARIGVHLFYRDDRFRTALNN, encoded by the coding sequence ATGAAGATTTTGACAGTAGCTGCCGTGTTTGCTGCCGTGTTCGCGGCAGCCAAAGTTGTATATGCGGATTCCGGATTGGACGCTTTGTTCAAACGTGAACAATCCACATTGAACGCCGTACCGACCGGGCGTTTGAACCATTTTTTCAATTTCAATCGTGCGGCCAAGAAGGCCAAGCCGACCGAAGTGAAATACACCCGAGGCTGGCTGGATACGATTCCGGCTGCAAAGGGAGGCGACAATTTTGCCTGTCTGGCTGAGGCGCTCTACTTTGAGGCACGTGGCGAGACGGTCAAGGGGCAGTTTGCCGTAGCCGAAGTGATCATGAACCGTGTGAAATCTGCGCAGTTTCCCAACAGTCTGTGCGGGGTGATCAATCAGGGAACCGGGCGCAAATACCAATGCCAGTTTACCTATACCTGCGATGGTCATAAGGAAGTGATCCGTGAGAAGACCGCTTTTGAACGGGTGTCGAAAGTTGCGCGCCTGGTGATGGATGGCGCCACAACTGGCATCACCGATGGGGCAACCTATTATCACACCACCGCCGTGCGCCCGCGCTGGAGCAAGAGCTTTACCAAGACTGCGCGGATCGGTGTACATCTGTTCTATCGTGATGATCGTTTCCGGACTGCGTTGAACAACTGA
- a CDS encoding DMT family transporter — protein sequence MPDIAPRYWLMIAILGLVWGGTFLLIKLALEGTTPFWLAASRIGFAALLLSAIWGARGFKLFKGQTNWPSLIVIGILSTSLPFMLISWGQQHVSSGFTGVSMAAIPLMVLPLAHVFIPGEQLTLRRLIGFVIGFAGVAVLLGSKAFESSGAALEAYGRAACLAAAACYSISSILTRRLPPADPLGLAAIMLVIGSAVIIPTAWLAEGPLVIPDNRTLMIAAVLGLIPTAAANLLRVIVVREAGPTFMTLTNYQVPIWAVVLGAIFLGEDLPPSMMLAMLLILGGLCISQLGALRRLFAGVRNG from the coding sequence ATGCCCGACATCGCACCGCGCTACTGGCTGATGATCGCCATCCTTGGCTTGGTCTGGGGTGGGACATTCCTGCTGATCAAGCTTGCGCTAGAGGGCACAACACCCTTCTGGCTGGCGGCCAGCCGCATTGGGTTTGCGGCACTGCTGCTCAGCGCAATCTGGGGCGCGCGCGGGTTCAAGCTGTTCAAAGGCCAGACAAATTGGCCGTCGCTGATCGTCATTGGCATTCTCAGCACGTCACTGCCCTTCATGCTGATCTCTTGGGGGCAGCAGCATGTCTCGTCTGGCTTCACCGGCGTCAGCATGGCGGCGATCCCGCTGATGGTGCTGCCCTTGGCACATGTCTTCATCCCCGGAGAGCAATTGACCCTGCGTCGCCTTATCGGATTTGTCATCGGCTTTGCCGGGGTCGCGGTCCTGCTCGGCAGCAAGGCATTTGAAAGCAGCGGCGCCGCATTAGAGGCCTATGGCCGTGCCGCCTGCCTGGCGGCTGCGGCCTGTTATTCGATCAGCTCCATCCTGACCCGCCGCCTGCCACCAGCAGACCCATTGGGATTGGCCGCGATCATGCTGGTAATCGGCTCTGCCGTGATCATACCCACGGCCTGGCTCGCCGAAGGACCCTTGGTTATTCCGGACAACCGCACTCTTATGATTGCAGCGGTTTTGGGTCTGATCCCAACCGCTGCCGCCAATCTGCTGCGCGTTATCGTCGTCCGTGAAGCCGGGCCAACCTTCATGACCCTGACCAACTACCAGGTTCCCATCTGGGCCGTTGTTCTGGGGGCGATTTTCCTGGGCGAGGACCTGCCGCCGTCTATGATGCTGGCGATGCTGCTGATCCTCGGCGGCCTGTGCATCAGTCAGCTTGGCGCGTTGCGGCGGCTGTTTGCTGGCGTGCGCAACGGGTAG
- the folP gene encoding dihydropteroate synthase — protein sequence MSYYRPLVQHGDARPEGAMPLISGALWFTEVEVLERGAPPRVMPAGLLPEHVRHRLTARRATIAGLDMTQPQIMGILNVTPDSFSDGGQHNDVSVACDTALQMVADGASIIDVGGESTRPGAALVPEEEEIRRTAPVIAAIRAKSEVPISIDTRKAVVLAEALEAGASLTNDVSGFTFDPALAPLTAQAGVPACIMHAQGDPETMQENPQYADVLLDIYDFLSTQIDRLEDTGVVREQIVVDPGIGFGKTLEHNLVLLRNLSLFHGLGCPILLGVSRKGFIGKIGHAPDVAARAPGSIAVGLAALAQGVQFLRVHDVAETAQAVRLWQSVR from the coding sequence GTGAGTTATTACCGACCGCTTGTTCAACATGGCGATGCCCGTCCCGAGGGGGCGATGCCTCTGATCAGCGGCGCACTCTGGTTTACCGAAGTTGAAGTCCTGGAGCGGGGTGCCCCACCGCGGGTGATGCCTGCCGGTCTGCTGCCCGAACATGTGCGGCATCGCCTGACCGCCCGTCGCGCTACGATTGCAGGTCTCGACATGACCCAGCCGCAGATCATGGGTATCCTGAATGTGACGCCAGACAGTTTCTCTGATGGTGGTCAGCATAATGATGTCAGCGTTGCCTGCGATACCGCGCTTCAGATGGTGGCAGATGGGGCCAGCATCATTGATGTCGGCGGCGAATCCACCCGTCCGGGTGCCGCCCTCGTGCCGGAGGAGGAGGAGATCCGTCGCACCGCGCCGGTGATCGCCGCGATCCGGGCCAAGTCGGAGGTGCCGATTTCCATCGATACCCGCAAGGCTGTGGTGCTGGCAGAGGCGCTGGAGGCTGGTGCAAGCCTGACCAATGATGTGTCCGGCTTCACCTTTGATCCAGCGCTGGCACCGTTGACCGCGCAGGCCGGAGTGCCCGCGTGCATTATGCATGCGCAGGGCGATCCTGAAACCATGCAGGAAAACCCGCAGTACGCAGATGTACTGCTGGATATCTATGATTTTCTGAGCACGCAGATCGACCGGTTGGAAGACACTGGTGTGGTACGTGAGCAGATCGTGGTTGATCCGGGCATCGGTTTTGGCAAGACGCTGGAGCATAATCTGGTTCTATTGCGCAATCTCAGCTTATTTCACGGGCTAGGCTGTCCGATCCTTTTGGGTGTTTCGCGCAAAGGGTTCATCGGGAAAATCGGCCATGCGCCGGATGTTGCCGCCCGTGCACCGGGGTCCATTGCAGTAGGGCTTGCAGCATTGGCCCAAGGCGTGCAATTCCTGCGGGTGCATGATGTTGCCGAGACGGCGCAGGCGGTTCGCCTGTGGCAATCCGTCAGATAA
- the glmM gene encoding phosphoglucosamine mutase, translated as MRKFFGTDGVRGTANTHPMTADMALRIGAAVGRYFRRDASGVHRVVIGKDTRLSGYMFESALTAGLTSTGMNVLLLGPVPTPAVGLMTRSMRADLGVMISASHNPAADNGIKFFGPDGFKLSDTVEMELEALIEAGVEPAQAQNIGRAKRIDDARFRYGERVKSSLPRDIRLDGLKVVIDCANGAAHRAAPEILWELGADVIAVGVSPDGTNINRDCGSTQPGTAAETVVAHGAHVGICLDGDADRVIIIDETGRVADGDQLMALLATRWAEDGLLAGNALVATVMSNLGLERHLDARGIGLERTAVGDRYVVERMREGGFNLGGEQSGHIVMSDYATTGDGLMAGLHFLAEMIRSDRPASQLSQQFAPVPQLLKNVRFAAGQAPLETDQVQNAIKAAETSLAGQGRLLIRKSGTEPLVRVMAECEDAAVLTDAVDRVVAAVEAAVAE; from the coding sequence ATGCGCAAATTTTTTGGCACCGATGGGGTGCGTGGCACTGCCAATACTCATCCCATGACCGCAGATATGGCGCTGCGTATCGGCGCGGCCGTAGGCCGGTATTTCCGCCGCGACGCATCGGGTGTGCACCGCGTGGTGATCGGCAAGGACACACGCCTATCGGGGTATATGTTTGAAAGCGCACTGACGGCGGGGCTTACCTCGACGGGTATGAACGTGCTGTTGCTTGGCCCTGTGCCGACGCCGGCGGTAGGCCTGATGACACGGTCGATGCGGGCGGACCTGGGGGTGATGATCTCTGCCAGCCACAATCCGGCGGCGGACAATGGGATCAAATTCTTTGGCCCCGATGGGTTCAAGCTGTCCGACACTGTCGAGATGGAGCTGGAGGCGCTGATTGAAGCGGGCGTTGAGCCTGCGCAAGCGCAGAACATCGGGCGTGCCAAACGGATCGACGATGCGCGGTTCCGCTATGGTGAACGTGTCAAAAGTTCGTTGCCCCGCGATATCCGCCTGGATGGGCTAAAAGTGGTGATCGACTGCGCCAATGGCGCTGCCCACCGTGCCGCGCCAGAGATCCTTTGGGAATTGGGAGCCGATGTCATTGCGGTGGGCGTCTCGCCTGATGGGACCAATATCAATCGCGATTGCGGTTCTACACAGCCGGGGACCGCTGCTGAAACAGTGGTGGCCCATGGGGCCCATGTCGGCATCTGTCTGGACGGTGATGCGGACCGGGTGATCATTATTGATGAAACTGGCAGGGTGGCCGACGGCGATCAGCTGATGGCGCTGCTGGCGACCCGCTGGGCCGAGGACGGTCTGCTGGCAGGCAATGCGCTGGTGGCAACGGTTATGTCGAACCTCGGGCTAGAGCGTCATCTTGATGCGCGCGGCATCGGTCTGGAGCGGACCGCCGTCGGTGACCGTTATGTGGTCGAGCGGATGCGCGAAGGTGGGTTCAATCTGGGCGGCGAGCAATCCGGCCATATCGTGATGTCGGATTATGCCACAACCGGCGATGGGCTGATGGCGGGGCTGCATTTTCTTGCCGAAATGATCCGCTCGGACAGGCCGGCCTCGCAGCTGTCGCAGCAATTCGCCCCGGTGCCTCAGCTTCTGAAAAATGTGCGCTTTGCGGCTGGGCAAGCACCGCTGGAGACTGATCAGGTGCAGAATGCGATCAAGGCGGCAGAGACATCTCTGGCCGGGCAGGGGCGCCTATTGATCCGAAAATCAGGCACTGAACCGCTGGTTAGGGTCATGGCGGAATGCGAAGACGCCGCCGTGCTGACCGATGCGGTGGACCGTGTGGTTGCTGCAGTTGAGGCGGCTGTCGCTGAATAA
- a CDS encoding dihydroneopterin aldolase, with product MSSEIRLAFAHPSERSEATATRGTLDRISLRDHIVEVEIGAFQAERGTTQRICFNVVVEIAPLPADLDDDVDRILSYDRVSEAIAHELSEERLNLLETLAERIAERILLEPQAVRAFVRIEKLDRGPGALGVEIVRARDQVASDVDSEERPHPRLMYLSNAAIDGDNLAAWIDQMQCRQRPLILCVGAHDMATPQTGHKWTQRRIDLLSIEQNAWRLAAKDDRCVVVSTRTELDWAMKNGQICVWAPSKIVLDAVDGPSAPPSEAVALAAWFAGTFEAGEMIVIGAALPENPGVPLRAVAVEQTQL from the coding sequence ATGTCTTCAGAAATTCGTCTCGCCTTTGCGCACCCGTCAGAACGGTCGGAAGCCACCGCCACACGAGGGACGCTAGACCGAATTTCCCTGCGTGACCACATCGTCGAGGTGGAGATTGGCGCGTTTCAGGCTGAGCGTGGCACCACCCAGCGAATCTGTTTTAATGTTGTGGTCGAGATCGCTCCGTTGCCTGCGGATCTGGATGATGATGTGGATCGCATTCTCTCTTATGACCGTGTGAGCGAGGCCATCGCGCATGAGCTATCGGAAGAGCGGCTGAACCTTCTGGAAACTCTGGCTGAGCGTATCGCCGAGCGTATCCTGCTGGAACCGCAGGCCGTGCGGGCCTTTGTGCGTATCGAAAAGCTGGATCGCGGTCCGGGGGCGCTGGGCGTCGAAATCGTGCGCGCACGTGATCAGGTTGCCAGCGATGTGGACAGCGAAGAGCGCCCGCACCCACGGCTGATGTACCTCTCCAACGCGGCGATTGACGGTGACAACCTCGCGGCCTGGATCGATCAGATGCAATGCCGTCAGCGTCCGCTGATTCTTTGTGTTGGCGCACACGATATGGCAACCCCGCAGACGGGCCATAAATGGACCCAGCGGCGGATTGATCTTTTGTCCATCGAACAGAACGCATGGCGGCTGGCTGCAAAGGATGACCGCTGTGTTGTCGTGTCGACGCGAACAGAGCTGGACTGGGCCATGAAAAACGGGCAGATTTGCGTTTGGGCGCCGTCAAAAATCGTTTTGGATGCGGTAGATGGCCCCTCGGCGCCACCGTCCGAAGCCGTGGCTCTGGCGGCGTGGTTTGCTGGTACGTTTGAGGCCGGTGAGATGATTGTGATTGGTGCGGCACTGCCCGAAAATCCGGGGGTGCCTTTGCGCGCCGTGGCTGTGGAGCAGACGCAACTGTGA
- the ilvC gene encoding ketol-acid reductoisomerase, with protein MRVYYDRDCDVNLIKDKKVAILGYGSQGHAHALNLRDSGAKNLVVALREGSASAKKAEGEGLQVMGIAEAAAWCDVIMFTMPDELQAETYKKYVHDNIKPGAAIAFAHGLNVHFGLIEPKEGVDVIMMAPKGPGHTVRGEYTKGGGVPCLVAVNTDATGKALEIGLSYCSAIGGGRSGIIETNFREECETDLFGEQAVLCGGIVELIRCGFETLVEAGYAPEMAYFECLHETKLIVDLIYEGGIANMDYSISNTAEYGQYVTGPRILPYEQTKKAMKDVLTDIQQGKFVRDFMLENAVGQPTIKASRRANDEHQIEVVGGKLRDMMPWISAGKMVDKEKN; from the coding sequence ATGCGTGTATACTATGACCGCGACTGCGACGTTAACCTGATCAAGGACAAGAAAGTGGCTATCCTGGGCTACGGCTCTCAGGGTCACGCCCACGCGCTGAACCTGCGCGATTCCGGCGCCAAGAACCTTGTTGTTGCGCTGCGCGAAGGCTCTGCCTCTGCCAAGAAAGCCGAAGGCGAAGGTCTTCAGGTCATGGGTATCGCCGAAGCCGCAGCCTGGTGTGACGTGATCATGTTCACCATGCCCGACGAACTGCAGGCCGAAACCTACAAGAAATACGTCCATGACAACATCAAGCCGGGCGCTGCGATTGCATTCGCCCACGGCCTGAACGTGCACTTTGGCCTGATTGAGCCGAAAGAAGGCGTTGACGTCATCATGATGGCCCCCAAAGGTCCTGGTCACACCGTACGCGGCGAATACACCAAAGGCGGCGGCGTGCCCTGCCTCGTGGCTGTTAACACCGACGCCACCGGCAAAGCGCTGGAAATCGGCCTGTCCTATTGCTCCGCCATCGGTGGCGGCCGCTCCGGCATCATCGAGACCAACTTCCGCGAAGAATGCGAAACCGATCTCTTTGGCGAGCAGGCCGTTCTGTGCGGTGGCATTGTTGAGCTGATCCGCTGCGGTTTTGAGACCCTGGTCGAAGCAGGCTACGCGCCTGAAATGGCCTATTTCGAATGCCTTCACGAAACCAAGCTGATCGTTGACCTGATCTACGAAGGCGGTATCGCCAACATGGATTACTCGATCTCCAACACCGCAGAATACGGCCAGTACGTCACCGGCCCGCGCATCCTGCCCTACGAGCAGACCAAGAAAGCCATGAAAGACGTCCTGACAGACATCCAGCAGGGCAAGTTCGTGCGCGACTTCATGCTGGAAAACGCTGTGGGCCAGCCCACAATCAAAGCGTCGCGTCGTGCCAACGACGAGCACCAGATCGAAGTGGTCGGCGGCAAGCTGCGCGATATGATGCCTTGGATCTCGGCTGGCAAAATGGTCGACAAAGAGAAAAACTAA
- a CDS encoding DUF2332 domain-containing protein — MHRAVNTQHPEMMALAERYRRFARIEAHGVSPTYAWLAETIASSSLCLDFLVQLPAHKRQPNLFLAALRSIDNLPTSPAELDAQLEDHGIAIASLMMQRMTQTNEPGRCATLLPSFAGIDGPIALLEIGASAGLCLQPDAYGYDWGTATLQPLGNNADAAPVFHCHVTGSTPLPKAQPQVVWRAGLDCNPLDVRCESDMSWLRTLVWPEQTERLANLNAAINVARRKHLHIHKGDLRHDLADLMAEAPRDATLVVFHSAVLTYVSGQRDREAFADQMQASQAVWLSNESARVFPQFSPQTGQSRDHLFLLTQNGVPEAWTGPHGQSLDWVAQ, encoded by the coding sequence ATGCACCGTGCCGTAAACACACAACACCCTGAGATGATGGCCTTGGCCGAGCGCTACCGGCGGTTTGCTCGCATCGAAGCACATGGCGTGTCCCCTACCTATGCTTGGCTGGCAGAGACAATTGCCTCTTCGTCCCTCTGTCTCGATTTTCTAGTGCAACTGCCCGCACACAAGCGCCAACCTAACCTGTTTCTGGCCGCCCTTCGCAGCATCGACAACCTACCGACCTCGCCCGCAGAGCTGGACGCGCAATTAGAAGACCACGGTATCGCCATCGCAAGCCTGATGATGCAGCGAATGACGCAGACCAACGAACCCGGACGATGTGCGACTTTGCTTCCCTCCTTTGCCGGGATCGACGGGCCAATTGCCCTGCTGGAAATCGGCGCTTCCGCGGGTCTCTGCCTGCAACCCGACGCATATGGCTATGATTGGGGCACGGCGACGCTGCAACCCCTTGGTAACAATGCTGATGCGGCTCCCGTTTTTCACTGTCATGTGACAGGCAGCACACCGCTGCCAAAGGCACAACCCCAGGTGGTCTGGCGGGCTGGCCTTGACTGCAACCCGCTGGATGTCCGCTGTGAAAGCGACATGTCCTGGTTGCGGACGCTCGTCTGGCCAGAGCAAACAGAACGTCTTGCCAATCTCAATGCCGCGATCAACGTGGCCAGGCGCAAGCATCTGCACATCCACAAAGGAGATTTACGCCACGACCTCGCTGACCTGATGGCAGAGGCGCCGCGCGATGCAACTTTGGTGGTGTTTCACAGCGCCGTACTGACCTATGTTTCAGGCCAACGCGACCGCGAAGCGTTTGCCGATCAGATGCAGGCCTCGCAGGCCGTGTGGTTGAGCAACGAGAGCGCGCGCGTATTCCCACAATTTTCGCCACAGACCGGACAATCCCGAGATCACCTATTCCTACTGACGCAGAATGGCGTACCCGAGGCTTGGACCGGCCCCCATGGGCAGTCGCTCGATTGGGTCGCCCAATAG
- a CDS encoding Lrp/AsnC family transcriptional regulator gives MLDDLDRRILRHLQADPGQSLPDLGDRLGLTASRLSRRLDKLREGGVILGQRAVIDWRALGYAVEVSLRITLDKTNSRAFDEFIPAAREIPEVLEIQTFLGQVDVRLSVIARDMPHYQQIYRAAILTLPHITDIEALMHVARIKSDEALPI, from the coding sequence ATGCTTGATGACCTTGACCGACGCATACTTCGCCATCTTCAGGCAGATCCGGGACAATCGCTGCCTGATCTGGGGGATCGCCTTGGCCTGACCGCATCGCGGCTGTCGCGGCGGCTGGACAAGCTGCGCGAGGGGGGCGTCATTCTCGGCCAGCGGGCAGTGATTGACTGGCGCGCCCTGGGCTACGCGGTGGAAGTGTCGCTACGCATCACGCTGGACAAGACCAATTCGCGGGCTTTTGACGAGTTTATTCCCGCCGCACGCGAGATCCCTGAGGTGCTGGAGATCCAGACCTTTCTGGGGCAGGTGGATGTGCGGCTTTCGGTGATTGCGCGGGACATGCCGCATTATCAGCAAATTTACCGCGCCGCGATCCTGACACTGCCGCATATCACCGATATCGAGGCGCTGATGCATGTGGCGCGGATCAAATCGGACGAGGCGCTGCCGATATGA
- a CDS encoding Lrp/AsnC family transcriptional regulator, translating to MIQLDEIDHALLRALSRDATQTAGALGRELGLSQPAAWRRIRRLQEAGIITGRKLDLDAGKLGFGVTVFLGIKLATKGRVSLEDFERAVSAIPEVQTVEHILGMYDYRLRVTARDIADFERVLRRRVMTLPGVGSVDANVLLSEERRPGPLG from the coding sequence ATGATCCAGTTAGACGAGATAGATCACGCCTTGTTGCGCGCACTCAGCCGGGATGCCACGCAAACGGCGGGGGCTTTGGGGCGCGAGCTGGGCCTTAGCCAGCCGGCCGCGTGGCGCCGCATTCGCCGGTTGCAGGAGGCAGGCATTATCACCGGGCGTAAACTGGATCTGGATGCAGGCAAACTGGGCTTTGGCGTGACTGTATTTCTGGGCATCAAGCTGGCCACCAAAGGGCGGGTCAGCCTAGAAGATTTCGAACGCGCGGTGTCGGCCATCCCCGAGGTGCAGACGGTGGAACATATTCTGGGCATGTATGATTATCGCCTGCGGGTCACCGCCCGGGACATTGCCGATTTTGAGCGGGTGCTGCGGCGGCGGGTGATGACGCTGCCCGGCGTGGGCAGTGTCGATGCAAATGTGCTGCTGAGCGAGGAACGCAGGCCGGGGCCGCTGGGCTAG